One Cumulibacter manganitolerans DNA window includes the following coding sequences:
- the lysA gene encoding diaminopimelate decarboxylase encodes MRAHPAGPLHGGLQIPDGIGPQPADVNAVDPHVWPHGARRTDGVLTIAGAKVTDLVADHGTPAFFLDEDAFRSRSRDFQASFDGMDVFYAGKSFLCSSVVRWLDEDGLGIDVASGGELALALRSGFPAERLALHGNNKSAAELTAAVDARVGRIIVDSFDEIDRLAGIAAERGVVQPVQIRITVGVEAHTHEFIATAHEDQKFGFSVSSGDAAAAAERVLATDSLELLGLHSHIGSQIFDLSGFEVSARRVVALLATLRDAHGVELPEIDLGGGLGIAYTSDDDPLEPKQVAASLREIVERECAAARLAVPRVSVEPGRAISGPPTITVYEVGTVKPVVLDHGTRLYVSVDGGMSDNIRTALYDAEYTCVLANRESDARPVAARIVGKHCESGDIVVRDLWLPGDVRPGDLLAVAATGAYCRAMASNYNMLPKPPVVGVKDGVGSVLLRRETLDDMFALDTGLAGTNEEEAR; translated from the coding sequence ATGCGCGCACACCCCGCAGGGCCGCTGCACGGCGGTCTGCAGATCCCCGACGGCATCGGCCCGCAGCCGGCCGACGTCAACGCCGTCGATCCGCACGTCTGGCCGCACGGCGCCCGCCGCACGGACGGCGTCCTCACGATCGCCGGCGCGAAGGTCACCGACCTCGTGGCCGACCACGGCACGCCGGCGTTCTTCCTCGACGAGGACGCGTTCCGCTCCCGCAGCCGCGACTTCCAGGCGTCGTTCGACGGCATGGACGTGTTCTACGCGGGCAAGTCGTTCCTGTGCTCGAGCGTCGTCCGGTGGCTCGACGAGGACGGCCTGGGCATCGACGTGGCCTCCGGCGGCGAGCTCGCGCTGGCGCTGCGCAGCGGGTTCCCGGCCGAGCGGCTCGCGCTGCACGGCAACAACAAGTCGGCGGCCGAGCTGACCGCGGCCGTCGATGCCCGGGTGGGCCGGATCATCGTCGACTCCTTCGACGAGATCGACCGGCTGGCGGGCATCGCCGCCGAGCGCGGGGTCGTGCAGCCGGTGCAGATCCGCATCACCGTCGGCGTCGAGGCGCACACCCACGAGTTCATCGCGACCGCGCACGAGGACCAGAAGTTCGGGTTCTCGGTGTCGTCGGGCGACGCCGCGGCCGCGGCCGAGCGGGTGCTCGCCACCGACTCGCTCGAGCTGCTCGGCCTGCACAGCCACATCGGCTCGCAGATCTTCGACCTGTCCGGATTCGAGGTGTCGGCGCGCCGGGTGGTGGCGTTGCTCGCCACCCTGCGGGACGCGCACGGCGTCGAGCTGCCCGAGATCGACCTCGGCGGCGGCCTGGGCATCGCGTACACCTCGGACGACGACCCGCTGGAGCCGAAGCAGGTCGCCGCGTCCCTCCGCGAGATCGTGGAGCGCGAGTGCGCCGCGGCGCGGCTGGCCGTCCCGCGCGTGAGCGTGGAGCCGGGCCGGGCGATCTCCGGCCCCCCGACGATCACCGTCTACGAGGTGGGCACCGTCAAGCCGGTCGTGCTGGATCACGGCACGCGGCTCTACGTCAGCGTGGACGGCGGCATGAGCGACAACATCCGGACCGCCCTCTATGACGCGGAGTACACCTGCGTGCTGGCCAACCGCGAGTCCGACGCACGGCCGGTCGCCGCACGGATCGTCGGCAAGCACTGCGAGAGCGGCGACATCGTCGTCCGCGACCTGTGGCTGCCCGGCGACGTCCGCCCCGGCGACCTGCTCGCCGTCGCCGCGACCGGCGCCTACTGCCGGGCGATGGCCAGCAACTACAACATGCTGCCCAAGCCGCCGGTCGTCGGCGTGAAGGACGGCGTCGGAAGCGTGCTGCTGCGACGTGAGACCCTCGACGACATGTTCGCGCTCGATACCGGACTGGCCGGCACCAACGAGGAGGAGGCCCGATGA
- a CDS encoding low affinity iron permease family protein — MHSPELSTQPADQSTRLTRAISDLTGWLGSFPAILASCLVVAVWFVGGAFVGLGNNTYQLIINTGTTIVTFLMVFIIQNTQNRDGAAVQAKLDAQSEVLRRIAERLDIADDEDLLTMLVGVEDAPAHVISKDQDQVRAAAIRTGRHGAARDSQEPA; from the coding sequence ATGCATTCGCCCGAGCTGAGCACCCAGCCCGCCGACCAGAGCACCCGGCTGACCCGGGCGATCAGCGACCTCACCGGCTGGCTGGGATCGTTTCCCGCGATCCTCGCGTCGTGCCTCGTCGTCGCGGTGTGGTTCGTCGGAGGAGCCTTCGTGGGACTCGGCAACAACACCTACCAGCTCATCATCAACACCGGCACGACGATCGTCACGTTCCTCATGGTGTTCATCATCCAGAACACGCAGAACCGTGACGGGGCGGCCGTGCAAGCCAAGCTGGACGCGCAGAGCGAGGTGCTCCGGCGGATCGCGGAACGGCTGGACATCGCCGACGACGAGGACCTGCTCACCATGCTCGTCGGCGTCGAGGACGCCCCCGCGCACGTCATCAGCAAGGATCAGGACCAGGTGCGGGCGGCCGCGATCCGAACCGGTCGCCACGGTGCGGCGCGCGACTCGCAGGAGCCTGCGTAG
- the rpmE gene encoding 50S ribosomal protein L31: protein MRKDIHPEYVETQVTCSCGNSFTTRSTVTSGSITAEVCSSCHPFYTGKQKILDSGGRVARFEKRFGKRQKPAAKADA from the coding sequence GTGCGCAAGGACATCCACCCGGAGTACGTCGAGACGCAGGTCACCTGCTCCTGCGGCAACTCGTTCACCACCCGCAGCACCGTCACGAGCGGTTCGATCACCGCCGAGGTGTGCTCGAGCTGCCACCCGTTCTACACGGGCAAGCAGAAGATCCTCGACTCCGGCGGCCGCGTGGCCCGCTTCGAGAAGCGCTTCGGCAAGCGTCAGAAGCCGGCGGCCAAGGCCGACGCCTAG
- the rho gene encoding transcription termination factor Rho, producing the protein MVLPELQKMATGMGISGISKMRKGDLIAAIKERQGGAPAANGTPHAGAPRTDTAPAPQHEPVRTGPDAARQTAPAATEQQPVRDGGRSEAAGNEVQAGGRGDRDNGTDRQGGRAGRRGDAEQGDRQGNDRQGGDRQGGDERQSNRDNRGGDNRGGNDRQSDSERDDRQGGNERQSNRDNRGGDRQGNRNNDNDRQGNRNNDNDRQGNRNNDNDRQGNRNNDNDRQGNRNNDNDRQGNRNNDNDRQGNRNNDNDRQNSRNDRYDDDDDNQGGRGRRRRRGRDRNRNDNRGGNNNRGNNRGSDRYDEPQVSEDDVLIPIAGILDILDNYAFVRTSGYLTGSNDVYVSLSQVRKYSLRRGDAITGAVKAPREGERREKFNALVRLDSVNGLSPDQAKNRPEFTKLTPLYPQKRLRLETEPNILTTRIIDLVMPIGKGQRALVVSPPKAGKTSVLQAIANAITTNNPECHLMVVLVDERPEEVTDMQRSVKGEVIASTFDRPPTDHTTVAELSIERAKRLVELGHDVVVLLDSITRLGRAYNLAAPTSGRILSGGVDSTALYPPKRFLGAARNIENGGSLTIIATALVETGSMMDTVIFEEFKGTGNAELKLDRRIADKRVFPAVDVDASGTRKEEILLSREELAIIIKLRRVLHALDPIEAIDLLISRMKKTANNAEFLMQIAKSTPGQDDD; encoded by the coding sequence ATGGTTCTGCCCGAGCTTCAGAAGATGGCTACGGGCATGGGCATCTCCGGCATCAGCAAGATGCGCAAGGGCGACCTGATCGCCGCCATCAAGGAGCGCCAGGGCGGCGCGCCCGCCGCCAACGGGACCCCGCACGCCGGCGCCCCGAGGACGGACACCGCTCCGGCGCCGCAGCATGAGCCGGTGCGCACCGGTCCGGACGCCGCCCGGCAGACCGCTCCCGCCGCGACCGAGCAGCAGCCCGTCCGTGACGGCGGCCGGTCCGAGGCCGCAGGGAACGAGGTCCAGGCGGGGGGGCGCGGCGACCGCGACAACGGCACCGACCGGCAGGGCGGCCGCGCCGGCCGCCGCGGCGACGCCGAGCAGGGCGACCGCCAGGGCAACGACCGCCAGGGCGGCGACCGCCAGGGCGGCGACGAGCGCCAGTCGAACCGCGACAACCGCGGCGGCGACAACCGCGGCGGCAACGACCGCCAGAGCGACTCCGAGCGCGACGACCGCCAGGGCGGCAACGAGCGCCAGTCCAACCGCGACAACCGCGGTGGCGACCGCCAGGGCAACCGCAACAACGACAACGACCGCCAGGGCAACCGCAACAACGACAACGACCGCCAGGGCAACCGCAACAACGACAACGACCGCCAGGGCAACCGCAACAACGACAACGACCGCCAGGGCAACCGCAACAACGACAACGACCGCCAGGGCAACCGCAACAACGACAACGACCGCCAGGGCAACCGCAACAACGACAACGACCGGCAGAACAGCCGCAACGATCGCTACGACGACGACGACGACAACCAGGGCGGCCGCGGCCGCCGCCGTCGCCGGGGCCGCGACCGCAACCGCAACGACAACCGCGGCGGCAACAACAACCGCGGGAACAACCGCGGCAGCGACCGCTACGACGAGCCGCAGGTCTCCGAGGACGACGTCCTCATCCCCATCGCGGGCATCCTGGACATCCTCGACAACTACGCCTTCGTGCGGACCTCGGGCTACCTCACCGGGTCGAACGACGTGTACGTGTCCCTGTCGCAGGTCCGCAAGTACTCGCTGCGCCGCGGTGACGCCATCACCGGCGCGGTCAAGGCGCCCCGCGAGGGAGAGCGCCGCGAGAAGTTCAACGCGCTCGTCCGGCTCGACTCGGTGAACGGGCTGAGCCCCGATCAGGCCAAGAACCGGCCCGAGTTCACCAAGCTCACCCCGCTGTACCCGCAGAAGCGGCTGCGACTGGAGACCGAGCCGAACATCCTGACCACCCGGATCATCGATCTCGTCATGCCGATCGGCAAGGGGCAGCGAGCGCTCGTCGTGTCGCCGCCGAAGGCCGGAAAGACCTCGGTGCTGCAGGCGATCGCCAACGCGATCACCACGAACAACCCCGAGTGCCACCTGATGGTCGTGCTCGTGGACGAGCGCCCCGAAGAGGTCACCGACATGCAGCGCTCGGTGAAGGGCGAGGTCATCGCCTCGACCTTCGACCGGCCGCCGACAGACCACACCACCGTCGCCGAGCTGTCGATCGAGCGCGCGAAGCGCCTCGTCGAGCTGGGGCACGACGTGGTCGTCCTGCTCGACTCGATCACCCGCCTCGGCCGCGCGTACAACCTCGCGGCGCCGACCAGCGGGCGCATCCTGTCCGGCGGTGTCGACTCGACGGCGCTCTACCCGCCCAAGCGGTTCCTCGGTGCGGCGCGCAACATCGAGAACGGCGGTTCGCTGACGATCATCGCCACGGCGCTGGTCGAGACCGGCTCGATGATGGACACCGTCATCTTCGAGGAGTTCAAGGGCACCGGCAACGCCGAGCTCAAGCTCGACCGCAGGATCGCCGACAAGCGCGTCTTCCCGGCCGTCGACGTCGACGCCTCGGGCACGCGCAAGGAGGAGATCCTGCTCTCGCGCGAGGAGCTGGCGATCATCATCAAGCTGCGCCGCGTGCTGCACGCCCTCGACCCGATCGAGGCGATCGACCTGCTGATCTCCCGCATGAAGAAGACCGCGAACAACGCGGAGTTCCTGATGCAGATCGCCAAGTCGACGCCCGGCCAGGACGACGACTGA
- a CDS encoding aldose 1-epimerase family protein, with product MTTAPSGEQYELVAGGYRAVVVEVGAGLRELSHDGREVLQPYPEDAMCDAAHGAVLVPWPNRLGDGHYAFDGVEHQLALTEPEKRNAIHGLVRWRPWKLLERAAERVSLGTRLYAMQGYPFTLDVRVDYRLGSDGLHVRTTATNVGSRACPYGCGQHPYLSPGDGEIDACVLEIPAATRIVTDAQRQLPTGTEPVDGTLFDFRRPRRIGDLRIDYAFTDLDRDADGRSWVRLHAPDGKTAQLWVGPDYPIVEIFTADTLSSARRRRGLGVEPMTCPPDAFRSGERVVRLEPGRSATSEWGVQLVTTPGRR from the coding sequence GTGACGACAGCACCGTCAGGGGAGCAGTACGAGCTGGTGGCCGGCGGCTACCGCGCCGTCGTCGTCGAGGTGGGGGCGGGCCTCCGCGAGCTGAGCCACGACGGGCGTGAGGTGCTGCAGCCCTACCCCGAGGACGCGATGTGCGACGCCGCGCACGGTGCGGTGCTGGTGCCCTGGCCGAACCGGCTCGGCGACGGCCACTACGCCTTCGACGGCGTGGAGCACCAGCTCGCGCTGACCGAGCCGGAGAAGCGCAACGCCATCCACGGCCTGGTGCGCTGGCGCCCATGGAAGCTGCTCGAGCGGGCGGCCGAGCGGGTGTCGCTGGGCACCCGGCTGTACGCGATGCAGGGCTACCCGTTCACCCTCGACGTCCGGGTGGACTACCGGCTCGGCAGCGACGGTCTGCACGTGCGGACGACGGCGACGAACGTCGGCTCCCGCGCGTGCCCCTACGGCTGCGGGCAGCACCCGTACCTGTCGCCGGGGGACGGGGAGATCGACGCGTGCGTCCTGGAGATCCCGGCGGCCACCCGCATCGTGACCGACGCGCAGCGTCAGCTGCCCACGGGCACCGAGCCGGTCGACGGGACGCTGTTCGACTTCCGCCGGCCGCGCCGGATCGGCGACCTGCGCATCGACTACGCGTTCACCGACCTCGACCGCGACGCGGACGGTCGCAGCTGGGTGCGGCTGCACGCGCCCGACGGCAAGACCGCCCAGCTGTGGGTGGGGCCGGACTACCCGATCGTCGAGATCTTCACGGCCGACACGCTGAGCAGCGCACGGCGACGCCGTGGTCTCGGCGTCGAGCCGATGACCTGCCCACCGGACGCGTTCCGGAGCGGCGAGCGGGTGGTCCGCCTCGAGCCGGGCCGGTCGGCGACCAGCGAATGGGGCGTGCAGCTCGTCACGACCCCAGGACGGAGATAG
- a CDS encoding homoserine dehydrogenase, protein MSTPIRIALLGCGTVGSEVVRLVQDQSADLAARVGAPLEIAGVAVRRPERHPDVDPALLTTDVDALIDDPTVDVVIEVIGGIEPVKGWLLRALRSGKSVVSANKALLAEAGDELHAAAASGGADLYYEAAVAGAIPILRPLSESLTGDRIQRVMGIVNGTTNFILSRMDETGSSFAEALAEATDLGYAEADPTADVDGFDAASKAAILAGLAFHSPVVADDVYREGISQVTAGDVASAREMNCTIKLLAICERVSDDGAEAIAVRVHPVMLPRAHPLAGVGDAFNAVFVEAEAAGPLMFYGKGAGGAPTASAVLGDLVAVARNRVAHAAGTVLERYAGLPIRPMGLTPTRYHVSLDVADRAGVLAAVATEFAANDVSISTVRQEGRGEDAQLVIVTHMAPDEALAATVEKLRASDMVRDVVSVMRVEGKEL, encoded by the coding sequence ATGAGCACGCCGATCAGGATCGCCCTGCTGGGCTGTGGGACCGTGGGCAGCGAGGTCGTCCGGCTCGTGCAGGACCAGTCCGCCGATCTCGCGGCCCGCGTCGGCGCGCCCCTGGAGATCGCCGGCGTCGCCGTGCGGCGCCCGGAGCGGCACCCGGACGTGGACCCCGCGCTGCTGACCACCGACGTCGATGCGCTGATCGACGACCCGACGGTCGACGTGGTCATCGAGGTCATCGGCGGCATCGAGCCCGTCAAGGGCTGGCTGCTGCGCGCCCTGCGCTCGGGCAAGTCGGTCGTCAGCGCGAACAAGGCGCTGCTGGCGGAGGCCGGTGACGAGCTGCACGCGGCGGCCGCATCCGGCGGCGCCGACCTGTACTACGAGGCCGCCGTGGCCGGCGCGATTCCGATCCTGCGGCCGTTGAGCGAATCGCTCACCGGCGACCGCATCCAGCGGGTCATGGGCATCGTCAACGGCACCACCAACTTCATCCTCTCGCGCATGGACGAGACCGGATCGAGCTTCGCGGAGGCGCTCGCGGAGGCCACCGACCTCGGCTACGCGGAGGCCGACCCGACGGCCGACGTCGACGGCTTCGACGCGGCGTCCAAGGCCGCGATCCTCGCCGGCCTGGCCTTCCACTCGCCGGTCGTCGCCGACGACGTGTACCGGGAGGGCATCTCGCAGGTCACCGCCGGGGACGTCGCGAGCGCCCGCGAGATGAACTGCACGATCAAGCTGCTCGCCATCTGCGAGCGGGTGAGCGACGACGGTGCGGAGGCGATCGCGGTGCGCGTGCACCCGGTGATGCTGCCGCGCGCGCATCCGCTGGCCGGCGTCGGCGACGCGTTCAACGCGGTGTTCGTCGAGGCGGAGGCCGCCGGACCGCTGATGTTCTACGGCAAGGGCGCCGGTGGCGCGCCGACGGCGTCCGCCGTGCTCGGTGACCTGGTGGCGGTCGCGCGCAACCGGGTCGCGCACGCGGCGGGCACCGTCCTGGAGCGGTACGCCGGGCTGCCGATCCGGCCGATGGGGCTCACCCCGACCCGGTACCACGTCAGCCTGGACGTCGCCGACCGCGCCGGCGTCCTCGCCGCGGTCGCGACCGAGTTCGCCGCCAACGACGTGTCGATCTCGACGGTGCGCCAGGAAGGCCGCGGCGAGGACGCGCAGCTGGTCATCGTCACCCACATGGCCCCCGACGAGGCCCTCGCGGCGACGGTCGAGAAGCTGCGGGCCTCGGACATGGTTCGTGACGTGGTCAGCGTGATGCGCGTCGAAGGAAAGGAGCTCTAA
- the thrB gene encoding homoserine kinase — protein sequence MTRAGAKVTARIPATTANLGPGFDCMGLSLAIYDTVSVEAAAGERDEVVIEGIGADTLPRDGTHMVLATMRELFALEGWQVPPVRLSCHNRIRHGQGLGSSASAIVAGLLTGKAYAETLGYDVHDVDLVQIGSDIDGHPDNVAPCLNGGLNVSWEDADGWGVAHLDPHPDIRAILAIPTTVLSTKVARGLIPEMVSHRDAVRNSSRAALCIHAFTTDPALLLPATQDYLHQRYRASAYPDSYALVERMRAVGIAAAISGAGPAVIMFVTGEEHDAVVATEVAAARGGFELMPVGIDLGGAVLL from the coding sequence GTGACCCGCGCCGGGGCGAAGGTCACGGCGCGGATCCCAGCCACGACGGCGAACCTCGGACCGGGGTTCGACTGCATGGGGCTGTCGCTGGCGATCTACGACACGGTCAGCGTCGAGGCCGCCGCCGGGGAGCGCGACGAGGTGGTCATCGAGGGAATCGGCGCCGACACGCTCCCGCGGGACGGGACCCACATGGTCCTCGCAACCATGCGCGAGCTGTTCGCGCTCGAGGGGTGGCAGGTGCCGCCGGTGCGGCTGAGCTGCCACAACCGCATCCGGCACGGGCAGGGGCTCGGCTCGTCGGCGTCCGCGATCGTCGCGGGGCTGCTCACCGGCAAGGCGTACGCCGAGACGCTCGGCTACGACGTGCACGACGTGGACCTCGTGCAGATCGGCAGCGACATCGACGGCCACCCGGACAACGTGGCGCCGTGCCTCAACGGCGGGCTCAACGTGTCATGGGAGGACGCCGACGGGTGGGGAGTGGCGCACCTCGACCCGCATCCCGACATTCGAGCCATATTGGCGATCCCGACCACCGTGCTGTCGACGAAGGTGGCTCGCGGGCTGATCCCGGAGATGGTGTCGCACCGCGACGCGGTGCGTAACAGCTCGCGGGCCGCGCTGTGCATCCACGCGTTCACGACCGACCCGGCACTGCTGCTGCCCGCGACGCAGGACTACCTGCACCAGCGCTACCGGGCGAGCGCGTACCCCGACAGCTACGCGCTCGTCGAGCGCATGCGCGCGGTGGGCATCGCCGCCGCGATATCGGGGGCCGGACCGGCCGTGATCATGTTCGTCACCGGCGAGGAGCACGATGCCGTCGTCGCCACCGAGGTGGCCGCGGCGCGCGGCGGGTTCGAGCTCATGCCGGTCGGAATAGATCTCGGTGGAGCGGTGTTGCTCTGA
- the argS gene encoding arginine--tRNA ligase, whose protein sequence is MTPEDLSHLIRAALTSLVERGELTLDVPETIVVERPRQAGHGDFATNTAMRLAKQAGMPPRRLAELIAAELTRSDAIAAVEVAGPGFLNITLEAASLGALAGAIVAAGPAYGEGTAMAGQRINLEFVSANPTGPVTLASARWAAVGDALVRIMRACGAEVASEYYFNDAGSQIDRFAASLYATAHDEPVPADGYHGGYVADVARHVIEEVPGVLQQPREEALETFRKVGIEKMFADIKQTLEAFGVHFDRFFNERELHDGGDIERSIAALRDNGQLYEKDDALWLRTTTFGDDKDRVLIRGGGAPTYFAADVAYYANKRARGFDRAILILGADHHGYIGRMRAMAAATGDDPDQTLEILIGQMVTLSRGGETVKMSKRAGNVVTLDDLVGAVGNDAGRYAMARSSMDSTMDIDLGVWERKTADNPVFYVQYAHARLSSLQRNALELGIDRGAGYDPSLLVHEKEVALLTALAGYPRVVAGAGELREVHRIARYAESLAAAYHKFYDSCRVLPMGGQQPDDTTTARLWLCEATRVVLANALGLLGVSAPAQM, encoded by the coding sequence GTGACTCCCGAAGACCTGTCTCACCTGATCCGTGCTGCGCTGACCTCGCTGGTCGAGCGCGGCGAGCTGACGCTGGACGTCCCGGAGACGATCGTCGTCGAGCGCCCCCGACAGGCCGGGCACGGCGACTTCGCCACCAACACGGCGATGCGGCTGGCCAAGCAGGCGGGCATGCCGCCGCGCCGGCTCGCCGAGCTGATCGCGGCCGAGCTGACCCGCAGCGACGCGATCGCCGCCGTCGAGGTCGCGGGGCCGGGATTCCTCAACATCACGCTCGAGGCCGCGAGCCTGGGCGCGCTGGCGGGCGCGATCGTCGCGGCCGGCCCGGCGTACGGCGAGGGCACGGCGATGGCCGGGCAGCGCATCAACCTCGAGTTCGTCTCGGCCAACCCGACCGGCCCGGTCACTCTCGCGTCGGCTCGCTGGGCAGCGGTCGGCGACGCGCTCGTGCGGATCATGCGCGCCTGCGGCGCCGAGGTGGCCTCGGAGTACTACTTCAACGACGCGGGCTCGCAGATCGACCGCTTCGCCGCGTCCCTCTACGCGACCGCGCACGACGAGCCGGTGCCCGCGGACGGCTATCACGGCGGGTACGTCGCGGACGTCGCGCGGCACGTCATCGAGGAGGTGCCCGGCGTCCTGCAGCAACCGCGCGAGGAGGCACTGGAGACCTTCCGCAAGGTCGGCATCGAGAAGATGTTCGCCGACATCAAGCAGACCCTCGAGGCGTTCGGGGTGCACTTCGACAGGTTCTTCAACGAGCGCGAGCTGCACGACGGCGGCGACATCGAGCGCTCGATCGCCGCACTGCGCGACAACGGGCAGCTCTATGAGAAGGACGACGCGCTGTGGCTGCGCACCACGACGTTCGGTGACGACAAGGACCGCGTGCTGATCCGCGGCGGGGGAGCGCCGACCTACTTCGCGGCGGACGTCGCCTACTACGCGAACAAGCGAGCCCGCGGGTTCGACCGCGCCATCCTGATCCTCGGCGCCGACCACCACGGCTACATCGGCCGCATGCGGGCGATGGCGGCCGCGACCGGCGACGACCCGGACCAGACGCTGGAGATCCTGATCGGCCAGATGGTCACGCTCAGCCGCGGCGGCGAGACGGTCAAGATGAGCAAGCGGGCCGGCAACGTGGTCACGCTCGACGACCTGGTCGGCGCCGTCGGCAACGACGCCGGCCGGTACGCCATGGCCCGCTCGTCGATGGACTCCACGATGGACATCGACCTCGGGGTGTGGGAGCGCAAGACCGCCGACAACCCCGTCTTCTACGTCCAGTACGCGCATGCGCGGCTGTCGTCGCTGCAGCGCAACGCCCTGGAGCTCGGCATCGACCGCGGCGCCGGGTACGACCCCTCCCTGCTCGTGCACGAGAAGGAGGTCGCGCTGCTGACCGCCCTCGCCGGCTACCCGCGCGTCGTCGCCGGCGCCGGCGAGCTGCGGGAGGTGCACCGCATCGCGCGGTACGCCGAGTCGCTGGCGGCGGCGTACCACAAGTTCTACGACTCCTGCCGAGTGCTGCCGATGGGCGGGCAGCAGCCGGACGACACGACGACCGCCCGGCTGTGGCTGTGCGAGGCGACGCGGGTCGTGCTCGCCAACGCGCTCGGGCTGCTCGGCGTCTCGGCGCCGGCGCAGATGTAG
- the thrC gene encoding threonine synthase, whose translation MATPTWRGLIEEYREWLPVTGATPVVTLLEGATPLVPANELSARTGCDVYLKVEGANPTGSFKDRGMTMAMSKAKESGAEAVICASTGNTSASAAAYAARGGLTCAVLVPHGKIAMGKMAQAIMHGAKLLEVDGNFDDCLMLAEKLTQDYPVALVNSINPDRIEGQKTASFEIVDNLGDAPDIHCLPVGNAGNITAYWKGYREYADAGRSTRKPRMFGFQAAGAAPLVLGKVVENPDTIATAIRIGNPASWTKAIDARDESGGVIEAVTDEEILDAYRLLAATDGVFVEPASAAGVAGLLKAHAAGRIDPGQRIVCTVTGNGLKDPDNALAGAPTPTRIAVDATMAAANLGLA comes from the coding sequence ATGGCAACGCCGACGTGGCGCGGTCTCATCGAGGAGTACCGCGAATGGCTGCCGGTCACCGGCGCGACGCCGGTCGTCACCCTGCTCGAGGGGGCGACGCCCCTCGTGCCCGCCAACGAGCTGTCGGCGCGCACCGGCTGCGACGTGTACCTGAAGGTCGAGGGCGCCAATCCCACCGGGTCGTTCAAGGACCGCGGCATGACGATGGCGATGAGCAAGGCGAAGGAGTCCGGAGCCGAGGCCGTCATCTGCGCGTCGACCGGCAACACCAGCGCCTCCGCGGCGGCGTACGCCGCGCGCGGCGGCCTCACCTGCGCGGTGCTCGTGCCGCACGGCAAGATCGCGATGGGCAAGATGGCGCAGGCGATCATGCACGGCGCGAAGCTGCTGGAGGTCGACGGCAACTTCGACGACTGCCTGATGCTGGCCGAGAAGCTCACCCAGGACTACCCGGTCGCGCTGGTGAACTCCATCAACCCCGACCGCATCGAGGGGCAGAAGACGGCGTCGTTCGAGATCGTCGACAACCTCGGCGACGCGCCCGACATCCACTGCCTCCCGGTCGGCAACGCCGGCAACATCACCGCGTACTGGAAGGGCTACCGGGAGTACGCCGACGCGGGCCGCTCGACGCGCAAGCCCCGCATGTTCGGCTTCCAGGCGGCCGGCGCCGCACCCCTGGTGCTCGGGAAGGTCGTCGAGAACCCGGACACGATCGCCACCGCGATCCGCATCGGCAACCCGGCGTCGTGGACCAAGGCCATCGACGCCCGCGACGAGAGCGGCGGCGTCATCGAGGCGGTGACGGACGAGGAGATCCTCGACGCCTACCGGTTGCTCGCCGCCACGGACGGCGTCTTCGTCGAGCCGGCCTCGGCCGCCGGCGTCGCCGGCCTGCTGAAGGCGCACGCCGCGGGACGGATCGACCCCGGGCAGCGGATCGTCTGCACCGTCACCGGCAACGGGCTGAAGGATCCCGACAATGCTCTCGCCGGCGCGCCCACCCCGACCCGGATCGCGGTCGACGCGACGATGGCGGCCGCCAACCTCGGGCTCGCGTGA